One stretch of Myxocyprinus asiaticus isolate MX2 ecotype Aquarium Trade chromosome 23, UBuf_Myxa_2, whole genome shotgun sequence DNA includes these proteins:
- the LOC127414412 gene encoding uncharacterized protein LOC127414412 isoform X1 — protein MLKMQTNNVVRVKFKDSKKYIFSPTPFTFQMFLECVVCLPSVAKKFDLPTMDVKVFDDSKTEVDEEAFEYLLTRPDLGVLEIFIPGTASFDDSLSSSSLGDAGGTSESDDTAMLIRSPPEKNRAEERRLAQMVEDILKSSPGGEKVINEYARTKSLSDGRRRDVVEILVAHLTNEHGTSPSRRLKEEYAKGIISLFPYLADPRSKLGYEHYYNAEDGSGYLAWRIKTLQKEGSEGRMKRPRQPQTGGPTADRDPYKEDSWLNDERQCQEAIALMKHTGDEAVVKEKMRLTLAYRQKMLHDPKEAPDILSIFLRFMDIPGLIDQDFGLLFGDATSAKLLEKWSTNIKPQVIAQSRGLTQTSELQDLIQNAEATEVEEGWDSDMSSILMLVHLLPPSSQGRKRPGKISARQACDCLVKFIKTGTSIQGHLDSIGESLQPYLLVVGPKRSRVQSCFIVIDQHALPCKASNSLACVDELFKAHFVFGTSYCQELTNVYSFLQTTVYDIDVETTKVNPRVAELRARMLQ, from the exons ATGTTAAA GATGCAAACCAACAATGTTGTCAGAGTGAAGTTCAAAGAtagcaagaaatatattttttctccaaCACCTTTTACATTTCAGATGTTTTTGGAATGTG TGGTTTGTCTTCCTTCAGTTGCCAAGAAATTTGATCTTCCTACAATGGACGTTAAAGTCTTTGATGACTCGAAGACAGAAGTTGATGAGGAAGCATTTGAATATCTGCTGACACGACCAGACCTTGGTGTCCTAGAAATTTTCATCCCAGGCACAGCAAGTTTTGATG ATTCTTTAAGCTCAAGCTCATTAGGAGATGCTGGGGGCACATCAGAGTCTGATGACACAGCAATGTTGATTAGAAGTCCTCCTGAAAAAAATCGAGCTGAGGAACGTCGTCTTGCCCAA ATGGTCGAAGATATCCTAAAGAGCAGCCCTGGAGGCGAGAAGGTCATAAATGAATACGCTCGCACTAAAAGTCTGTCAGATGGCAGAAGACGTGACGTGGTGGAAATCTTGGTAGCACATTTGACAAATGAACATGG aacaagcCCTTCCCGACGTTTGAAGGAAGAATATGCGAAGGGAATCATCTCCCTATTCCCATACTTGGCTGACCCCAGGAGCAAACTTGGTTAT GAGCATTATTACAATGCAGAAGATGGAAGTGGATATTTGGCATGGAGAATTAAAACGCTGCAGAAAGAAGGATCAGAGGGACGGATGAAACGCCCACGGCAACCACAGACAG GTGGGCCAACTGCTGACAGGGATCCCTACAAAGAAGACAGCTGGTTGAATGATGAACGTCAGTGTCAGGAAGCAATTGCCCTGATGAAGCATACAGGTGATGAGGCAGTGGTAAAGGAAAAGATGAGGTTAACACTGGCCTATCGCCAGAAGATGCTGCACGACCCTAAAGAGGCACCTGATATTCTATCCATTTTCCTGCGATTCATGGATATACCAGGCTTG ATTGATCAAGATTTTGGACTTCTATTTGGTGATGCGACCTCTGCAAAGTTGTTGGAGAAGTGGTCTACCAACATAAAACCACAGGTTATTGCACAGAGCCGTGGCCTCACACAGACTAGTGAGCTCCAAGACCTCATCCAAAATGCTGAAGCCACTGAAGTTGAAGAAG GTTGGGACAGCGATATGTCTTCCATTCTGATGCTGGTTCACCTTTTGCCACCCTCAAGTCAAGGCCGCAAAAGACCGGGAAAAATCTCAGCTAGACAAGCATGTGATTGTCTTGTGAAATTCATCAAG ACCGGAACCAGTATCCAAGGGCACTTGGATAGCATTGGAGAGAGTCTCCAGCCATATCTACTTGTTGTTGGGCCGAAGAGAAGTAGGGTCCAGTCTTGTTTTATTGTAATTGACCAACATGCTCTACCCTGTAAGGCCTCTAATTCACTGGCCTGTGTTGATGAGCTTTTCAAAGCTCACTTTGTCTTTGGCACCTCATACTGTCAGGAATTGACCAATGTGTATAGCTTTCTGCAAACCACTGTCTATGACATAGATGTTGAAACCACCAAGGTGAATCCCAGAGTGGCTGAGTTGAGAGCTAGAATGCTCCAGTGA
- the LOC127414412 gene encoding uncharacterized protein LOC127414412 isoform X2, translating to MLKMQTNNVVRVKFKDSKKYIFSPTPFTFQMFLECVAKKFDLPTMDVKVFDDSKTEVDEEAFEYLLTRPDLGVLEIFIPGTASFDDSLSSSSLGDAGGTSESDDTAMLIRSPPEKNRAEERRLAQMVEDILKSSPGGEKVINEYARTKSLSDGRRRDVVEILVAHLTNEHGTSPSRRLKEEYAKGIISLFPYLADPRSKLGYEHYYNAEDGSGYLAWRIKTLQKEGSEGRMKRPRQPQTGGPTADRDPYKEDSWLNDERQCQEAIALMKHTGDEAVVKEKMRLTLAYRQKMLHDPKEAPDILSIFLRFMDIPGLIDQDFGLLFGDATSAKLLEKWSTNIKPQVIAQSRGLTQTSELQDLIQNAEATEVEEGWDSDMSSILMLVHLLPPSSQGRKRPGKISARQACDCLVKFIKTGTSIQGHLDSIGESLQPYLLVVGPKRSRVQSCFIVIDQHALPCKASNSLACVDELFKAHFVFGTSYCQELTNVYSFLQTTVYDIDVETTKVNPRVAELRARMLQ from the exons ATGTTAAA GATGCAAACCAACAATGTTGTCAGAGTGAAGTTCAAAGAtagcaagaaatatattttttctccaaCACCTTTTACATTTCAGATGTTTTTGGAATGTG TTGCCAAGAAATTTGATCTTCCTACAATGGACGTTAAAGTCTTTGATGACTCGAAGACAGAAGTTGATGAGGAAGCATTTGAATATCTGCTGACACGACCAGACCTTGGTGTCCTAGAAATTTTCATCCCAGGCACAGCAAGTTTTGATG ATTCTTTAAGCTCAAGCTCATTAGGAGATGCTGGGGGCACATCAGAGTCTGATGACACAGCAATGTTGATTAGAAGTCCTCCTGAAAAAAATCGAGCTGAGGAACGTCGTCTTGCCCAA ATGGTCGAAGATATCCTAAAGAGCAGCCCTGGAGGCGAGAAGGTCATAAATGAATACGCTCGCACTAAAAGTCTGTCAGATGGCAGAAGACGTGACGTGGTGGAAATCTTGGTAGCACATTTGACAAATGAACATGG aacaagcCCTTCCCGACGTTTGAAGGAAGAATATGCGAAGGGAATCATCTCCCTATTCCCATACTTGGCTGACCCCAGGAGCAAACTTGGTTAT GAGCATTATTACAATGCAGAAGATGGAAGTGGATATTTGGCATGGAGAATTAAAACGCTGCAGAAAGAAGGATCAGAGGGACGGATGAAACGCCCACGGCAACCACAGACAG GTGGGCCAACTGCTGACAGGGATCCCTACAAAGAAGACAGCTGGTTGAATGATGAACGTCAGTGTCAGGAAGCAATTGCCCTGATGAAGCATACAGGTGATGAGGCAGTGGTAAAGGAAAAGATGAGGTTAACACTGGCCTATCGCCAGAAGATGCTGCACGACCCTAAAGAGGCACCTGATATTCTATCCATTTTCCTGCGATTCATGGATATACCAGGCTTG ATTGATCAAGATTTTGGACTTCTATTTGGTGATGCGACCTCTGCAAAGTTGTTGGAGAAGTGGTCTACCAACATAAAACCACAGGTTATTGCACAGAGCCGTGGCCTCACACAGACTAGTGAGCTCCAAGACCTCATCCAAAATGCTGAAGCCACTGAAGTTGAAGAAG GTTGGGACAGCGATATGTCTTCCATTCTGATGCTGGTTCACCTTTTGCCACCCTCAAGTCAAGGCCGCAAAAGACCGGGAAAAATCTCAGCTAGACAAGCATGTGATTGTCTTGTGAAATTCATCAAG ACCGGAACCAGTATCCAAGGGCACTTGGATAGCATTGGAGAGAGTCTCCAGCCATATCTACTTGTTGTTGGGCCGAAGAGAAGTAGGGTCCAGTCTTGTTTTATTGTAATTGACCAACATGCTCTACCCTGTAAGGCCTCTAATTCACTGGCCTGTGTTGATGAGCTTTTCAAAGCTCACTTTGTCTTTGGCACCTCATACTGTCAGGAATTGACCAATGTGTATAGCTTTCTGCAAACCACTGTCTATGACATAGATGTTGAAACCACCAAGGTGAATCCCAGAGTGGCTGAGTTGAGAGCTAGAATGCTCCAGTGA